One genomic window of Desulfuromonas sp. AOP6 includes the following:
- a CDS encoding DUF2007 domain-containing protein produces the protein MAQHFVTIAQFRDLPSAGLAQSTLEAAGIQCFLDNQYTIGVNWLYSNALGGVKLRVAAADAKRAKELLQIHTETNEVERVHDEELLPASACPNCGATEIKTINYQRQFSAWSLLLGLPLLFFGKRYRCRKCDHKWK, from the coding sequence ATGGCGCAGCATTTTGTAACAATTGCCCAGTTTCGTGATTTGCCCTCTGCTGGCCTCGCGCAGTCGACTCTGGAAGCTGCCGGAATTCAATGTTTCCTTGATAATCAATATACAATCGGAGTCAATTGGCTTTACTCAAATGCGTTGGGTGGTGTGAAGTTGCGTGTTGCCGCTGCTGACGCAAAGAGAGCAAAAGAACTTCTTCAAATTCATACAGAAACGAATGAAGTTGAGAGAGTTCACGATGAAGAACTATTGCCAGCATCGGCTTGCCCTAATTGTGGTGCCACTGAAATAAAAACCATCAATTACCAACGCCAATTTTCGGCTTGGAGCTTACTTTTAGGTTTACCATTGCTGTTTTTTGGAAAACGCTATCGCTGCAGAAAATGTGATCATAAGTGGAAATAG
- a CDS encoding DUF58 domain-containing protein: MTLLLGFGAVNTGNNLIYLLVSALLGFMVISGILGKRNLDGLQVRLRFADEIYDGHPTLVGVELTNRRRFLPAQLIEVELGQEPEPVLFPLVPAGEQEAGRLLLTLSGRGPRTFSSIHIRSRYPINFFVRSLQLAIEERCVIFPAPQPCAPPPTSSGRLPAGEQAVPQRGQEGDVDRIHEYRPGDPLRLIHWKLSAKHDQFKVKDLAAVSGDPLWVDPRACPGASLEERLRCAVYLINLCGRQNRPVGLKLPGHRFSPATGRLHRLKLLHHLAGYGKH; encoded by the coding sequence ATGACCCTGCTGCTGGGCTTCGGGGCCGTCAACACCGGCAACAACCTCATCTACCTGCTGGTCTCCGCCCTGCTCGGCTTCATGGTCATCTCCGGCATTCTGGGCAAACGCAACCTCGACGGACTGCAGGTACGCCTGCGCTTTGCCGACGAGATCTACGACGGCCACCCGACGCTGGTGGGGGTCGAGCTGACCAACCGGCGCCGCTTCCTGCCGGCGCAGCTCATTGAAGTTGAGCTCGGACAGGAACCCGAACCCGTGCTTTTCCCGCTGGTGCCCGCCGGCGAGCAGGAAGCCGGCCGTCTGCTGCTGACCCTGAGCGGCCGCGGCCCGCGCACCTTCTCGTCCATCCACATCCGCTCTCGCTACCCCATCAACTTTTTCGTGCGTTCTCTCCAGCTGGCCATCGAAGAGAGATGCGTCATCTTTCCGGCACCGCAGCCCTGTGCGCCGCCGCCCACCTCCAGCGGCCGCCTGCCCGCAGGGGAGCAGGCCGTACCCCAGCGTGGCCAGGAAGGGGATGTGGACCGCATCCACGAATACCGGCCCGGCGATCCCCTGCGGCTCATTCACTGGAAGCTATCCGCCAAGCACGATCAGTTCAAGGTCAAGGACCTGGCGGCCGTGTCCGGCGACCCCCTGTGGGTCGACCCGCGCGCCTGTCCGGGCGCCAGCCTGGAAGAACGTCTGCGCTGCGCCGTCTACCTGATCAACCTGTGCGGGCGGCAAAACCGTCCCGTGGGTCTGAAACTCCCTGGGCATCGCTTCTCCCCGGCGACGGGGCGCCTGCACCGCCTGAAACTCCTTCATCATCTGGCCGGCTATGGTAAACATTAA
- a CDS encoding DUF3488 and transglutaminase-like domain-containing protein, which yields MVNIKRLLDFFTYAIVLLGTLPLFPHLDLPVRALLPLALIAALIADHRGRTLLKTPAATLLTLAFFAYYGLTLSLANFILPLVNLLVLLLAVLLLTARTGRNTLQAFVLSLFALASSTLITLSPYFLLFMVLQILLITVGLVLLAYFVADPQLSLSRQQIRRLLSFALILPVTSLLLMALIFPILPRTQRPVWGFLNPAIAATAGFSEQVKPGSVAELNAVKQVVFRAESPLQPQEELYWRGIVLDTLRGNTWLRGDDRSVRGSRLEGGRPVQQTISLEPQSGGYLFALDLPESLQGIRHRSSPDLVHYTSQSQRQRVRYEAVSRLGATLQEVGRSDLEILLAVPPTLPARLRAVGERIRQQGRTVEEKIALTEDFFLQQQLSYATSDLPDSQNPLDDFLFGKRRGYCEFFASSFAVILRQAEVPTRLVGGYLGGDYNGLGGYYLVTEDMAHVWVEARLEDGRWTRIDPSRLAINAATAVRGSNPAHLGVLRQLADSASHFWAHSILNYDLLRQIEILRNTGERLNKPTWRPQEIPSGLFPLAAAAVAIILGYTVWHRRKSREQRLVARFQRLAAKQLGLASIPPHIGIHELARRLKDPLAHEFAERYGQAIYQDRRLSRAEIRELNDLLSRMRGQKV from the coding sequence ATGGTAAACATTAAACGTCTGCTCGACTTCTTCACCTACGCCATCGTCCTGCTGGGGACGCTGCCCCTCTTCCCGCATCTCGACCTGCCGGTCAGGGCCCTGCTCCCTCTTGCCCTGATCGCGGCCCTGATTGCCGACCACCGGGGGCGCACCCTGCTGAAGACGCCGGCGGCAACCCTGCTCACCCTGGCATTTTTTGCCTATTACGGCCTGACTCTTTCCCTGGCCAATTTCATTCTGCCGCTGGTCAACCTCCTCGTGTTGCTCCTGGCCGTCCTTCTGCTTACCGCCAGAACGGGGCGCAACACCCTGCAGGCCTTCGTGCTGTCGCTGTTCGCCCTGGCCAGCTCGACCCTCATCACCCTGAGCCCCTATTTTCTCCTCTTCATGGTGCTGCAGATCCTGCTCATCACCGTCGGTCTGGTGCTGCTGGCCTATTTCGTCGCCGATCCGCAGCTGTCCCTGTCCCGCCAGCAGATACGGCGCCTGCTCTCCTTTGCCCTTATCCTGCCGGTGACTTCATTGCTGCTGATGGCGCTCATCTTCCCCATCCTCCCCCGCACCCAGCGCCCCGTCTGGGGCTTTCTCAATCCCGCCATCGCCGCCACCGCCGGCTTCAGCGAACAGGTCAAGCCCGGCTCCGTCGCCGAGCTCAATGCCGTCAAGCAGGTGGTCTTCCGGGCCGAAAGCCCGCTGCAGCCGCAGGAGGAGCTTTACTGGCGCGGCATTGTCCTCGACACCCTGCGCGGCAACACCTGGCTGCGCGGTGACGATCGCAGCGTGCGCGGCAGCCGCCTCGAAGGCGGCCGCCCGGTGCAGCAGACGATTTCTCTCGAACCCCAGTCAGGCGGCTATCTGTTCGCCCTCGACCTGCCCGAATCCCTGCAGGGCATCCGTCACCGCAGCTCTCCTGATCTGGTCCATTACACCTCCCAGTCCCAGCGGCAGCGGGTGCGTTACGAAGCGGTCTCCCGCCTGGGAGCGACCCTGCAGGAAGTCGGTCGCAGTGATCTGGAAATCCTGCTGGCAGTGCCTCCCACCCTTCCCGCCCGCCTCAGAGCTGTGGGCGAGCGGATTCGCCAGCAAGGCCGCACCGTTGAGGAGAAAATCGCCCTGACGGAAGATTTTTTCCTGCAGCAGCAGCTCTCCTACGCCACCAGCGACCTGCCCGATTCGCAGAATCCCCTGGACGATTTCCTCTTCGGCAAGCGGCGCGGCTACTGTGAATTCTTCGCCTCCTCCTTCGCCGTCATCCTGCGGCAGGCCGAAGTGCCCACCCGCCTGGTCGGCGGCTATCTGGGCGGCGACTACAACGGCCTCGGCGGCTACTACCTCGTTACCGAAGACATGGCCCACGTCTGGGTCGAAGCCCGCCTCGAAGACGGCCGCTGGACACGTATCGACCCCAGCCGCCTCGCCATCAACGCCGCCACCGCCGTGCGCGGCAGCAATCCCGCCCACCTCGGCGTTCTGCGCCAACTCGCCGATTCAGCCAGCCATTTCTGGGCCCACAGCATCCTCAACTACGACCTTCTACGCCAGATCGAGATTCTGCGCAACACGGGCGAACGCCTGAATAAACCGACCTGGCGGCCGCAAGAAATCCCCAGCGGTCTGTTCCCCCTCGCCGCCGCAGCCGTCGCTATCATCCTGGGCTACACGGTCTGGCACCGGCGCAAAAGCCGGGAGCAAAGACTGGTGGCCCGCTTTCAGCGCTTGGCCGCCAAGCAGTTGGGCCTGGCGTCCATCCCCCCGCACATCGGGATTCACGAACTTGCCCGCCGCCTGAAAGATCCGCTCGCCCACGAATTCGCCGAGCGCTACGGTCAGGCCATCTACCAGGATCGACGACTCAGTCGGGCAGAGATTCGGGAATTGAATGATTTGCTGAGTCGGATGCGAGGGCAGAAGGTGTGA